Proteins co-encoded in one Kribbella qitaiheensis genomic window:
- a CDS encoding glycoside hydrolase family 16 protein gives MTIGAGLACAAIIVATVGPAASAGQPAADGPGVLVFADEFDGTAIDRAKWAIHSNAEADGCLGNNGNQQLEWHTWDALSVGNGVLTITARKDNPQPGYEWSSGLITTGQACGHDPADSFAVKAGDYVETRLNSRRRRDSGRRPGRGTVAARTSRTRTSSTATTIAICT, from the coding sequence ATGACCATAGGTGCCGGCCTGGCCTGTGCGGCGATCATCGTCGCCACGGTCGGCCCGGCCGCGTCGGCCGGCCAACCGGCGGCGGACGGCCCCGGAGTACTGGTGTTCGCGGACGAGTTCGACGGTACGGCGATCGACCGGGCGAAGTGGGCCATCCACTCGAACGCGGAAGCGGACGGGTGCCTCGGGAACAATGGCAATCAGCAGCTCGAATGGCACACCTGGGACGCGCTGTCGGTCGGCAACGGCGTACTGACGATCACCGCGCGCAAGGACAACCCGCAACCGGGCTACGAGTGGTCGAGCGGACTGATCACCACCGGCCAGGCATGCGGGCACGATCCGGCCGACTCGTTTGCGGTGAAGGCTGGTGACTACGTCGAAACCCGGCTGAACTCCCGGCGGCGAAGGGATTCTGGCCGTCGACCTGGACGTGGAACGGTAGCGGCTCGAACGAGCAGGACGCGTACGAGTTCTACAGCGACAACCATCGCAATCTGTACCTGA
- a CDS encoding FAD-binding oxidoreductase, which yields MSEVVERLKKALPPEALVTDPDRIQSYRYDRAMFCPAGEPVAVVLARETAHVQAAVRIAAEAGVPVVPQGARSGLSGAANAVDGCIVVSLEKMDRILAIEPVDRYVVTQPGVFNAVLSRAVAEQGLFYPPDPSSWEFCSIGGNLSTNSGGLCCVKYGVTTDYVLGLEVVLADGRVLRTGRKTVKGVAGYDLTKLIVGSEGTLGIITEATLALRPEAARPRTMAALFDTGVAAGEAIVEIIRSGVSLSLLEIMDRTTIKAVNDYKRMDLPTEAAAMLIAQSDAGGEAGAADVAMVAKLCRQYGAIECIEADDPAEGELLLEARRAALVALEHLGTTMIDDVCVPRSRLADFIAAVEGIAAEVDITVGVLGHAGDGNMHPTVVFDATDPEQARRAQVAFDRIMEVGLELGGTITGEHGIGVLKRDWLAQEIGPVALDVHRAIKAALDPENLLNPGKVMALGNL from the coding sequence ATGAGTGAGGTTGTCGAGCGGCTGAAGAAGGCGCTGCCGCCGGAGGCGCTTGTCACCGATCCGGACCGGATCCAGAGCTACCGGTACGACCGGGCGATGTTCTGTCCGGCCGGAGAACCGGTGGCGGTCGTGCTGGCGCGGGAGACGGCGCACGTCCAGGCGGCGGTCCGGATCGCCGCGGAGGCCGGCGTGCCCGTAGTGCCGCAGGGCGCGCGGTCCGGCCTGTCCGGCGCCGCGAACGCCGTGGACGGCTGCATCGTGGTGTCGCTGGAGAAGATGGACCGGATCCTGGCCATCGAGCCGGTCGACCGGTACGTCGTGACGCAGCCCGGCGTGTTCAACGCGGTGCTGTCGCGCGCGGTCGCCGAGCAGGGTTTGTTCTACCCGCCGGATCCGTCCAGCTGGGAGTTCTGCTCGATCGGCGGCAACCTGTCCACGAACTCGGGCGGCCTGTGCTGCGTGAAGTACGGCGTGACCACCGACTACGTGCTCGGCCTCGAGGTCGTGCTCGCGGACGGCCGGGTACTGCGGACCGGCCGGAAGACGGTCAAGGGCGTCGCCGGGTACGACCTGACCAAGCTGATCGTGGGCAGCGAGGGGACGCTCGGCATCATCACCGAGGCGACCCTGGCGCTGCGCCCGGAGGCTGCCCGGCCACGGACCATGGCGGCGCTGTTCGACACCGGCGTGGCCGCCGGTGAGGCGATCGTCGAGATCATCCGCAGTGGCGTCTCGCTGAGCCTGCTGGAGATCATGGACCGGACCACGATCAAGGCCGTGAACGACTACAAGCGGATGGACCTGCCGACCGAGGCGGCCGCGATGCTGATCGCCCAGTCGGACGCCGGTGGCGAGGCCGGCGCGGCGGACGTCGCGATGGTGGCGAAGCTGTGCCGCCAGTACGGCGCGATCGAGTGCATCGAGGCCGACGATCCCGCCGAGGGCGAGTTGCTGCTGGAGGCTCGCCGGGCGGCGCTGGTCGCGCTGGAGCACCTCGGGACGACCATGATCGACGACGTCTGCGTGCCGCGATCCAGGCTGGCCGACTTCATCGCGGCGGTCGAGGGGATCGCCGCCGAGGTCGACATCACTGTCGGCGTACTGGGGCACGCGGGCGACGGGAACATGCACCCGACCGTGGTCTTCGACGCGACCGACCCCGAGCAGGCCCGCCGGGCCCAGGTGGCTTTCGACCGGATCATGGAGGTCGGCCTTGAACTCGGTGGCACCATCACCGGGGAACACGGCATCGGCGTACTCAAGCGGGACTGGCTGGCCCAGGAGATCGGCCCGGTCGCCCTCGACGTCCACCGCGCGATCAAGGCCGCTTTGGACCCGGAAAACCTCCTGAATCCGGGCAAAGTCATGGCGTTGGGAAACCTGTGA
- a CDS encoding transcriptional regulator yields MLTGLARALRLSDDERDHLFRLAGEQPGPPPGPPADVRIGVLRMLARLDVPGLVLDAKYDVLAWNPLAAALITDFSALQPRERNLLRLRFLTGTAELFGESDTKAFAREAAADLRAATGKYPEDKSIAALVRDLQAGSDEFAAIWKLHEVGVQQRLCQTINHPVVGRIDVLCEILVIPERDQRVILYTAEPDSPSDQALRLLDVIGTQSLTSPHG; encoded by the coding sequence GTGCTGACCGGGCTCGCCCGGGCGCTGCGGTTGTCCGACGACGAGCGCGACCACCTGTTCCGGTTGGCCGGCGAGCAGCCCGGTCCGCCGCCGGGGCCGCCCGCCGACGTACGAATCGGCGTACTGCGGATGCTGGCGCGCCTCGACGTCCCCGGACTCGTGCTGGACGCGAAGTACGACGTACTCGCGTGGAACCCGCTGGCGGCGGCACTCATCACCGACTTCAGCGCGCTCCAACCTCGCGAGCGGAACCTGCTGCGGCTGCGATTCCTGACCGGTACGGCGGAGCTCTTCGGCGAGTCGGATACCAAGGCGTTCGCGCGGGAGGCGGCCGCTGATCTTCGCGCGGCGACCGGGAAGTACCCCGAGGACAAGTCGATCGCTGCGCTGGTCCGCGACCTCCAGGCCGGGAGTGACGAGTTCGCTGCCATCTGGAAGCTGCACGAGGTCGGAGTCCAGCAACGGCTCTGCCAGACCATCAACCACCCGGTCGTCGGCAGGATCGACGTTCTCTGCGAGATCCTCGTGATCCCCGAACGCGACCAACGCGTCATCCTCTACACCGCCGAGCCGGACTCCCCTTCCGACCAGGCCCTCCGCCTCCTCGACGTCATCGGCACCCAGTCGCTGACTTCGCCTCACGGTTGA
- a CDS encoding MFS transporter, with protein sequence MARLLTDIRPLRESADFRRLWIGSTVSQLGQQMTAVTVSIQVYALTHSTFAVGLVGLCSLVPLIVFGLYGGAMADAIDRRTLALVSSTGLWLLSMLLVAQSELHWNQVGVLYGVVAAQSACFAVNNPARSAIIPRLIRPELLPAANTLSQAAFNLGFTAGPLLGAVVIAWQGFGAAYLVDVITFTAALYALFRLPPVPPTGLVRRAGLRSVLEGFTFLRTAPALLATFLADILAMVFAQPRALFPAVAGSFFAGGVRTVGVLQAAPALGALVGVLFSGWVSRLRRQGVAIVAAITVYAAAVGLFGLSRTIWLGVALLAMSGAADMVSSAYRNTVLQSAAPDAMRGRLQGVFIVVVAGGPRLGDFVAGTTASLTTPTIALLAGAAVCITGLFVLLAWNKPFRAYDSEVRALR encoded by the coding sequence GTGGCTCGCCTGTTGACCGATATTCGCCCCCTGCGGGAGTCGGCGGATTTTCGGCGGCTGTGGATCGGCTCGACTGTTTCGCAGCTCGGGCAGCAGATGACCGCGGTGACTGTGTCGATCCAGGTGTACGCGCTGACGCACTCGACGTTCGCGGTCGGCCTCGTCGGGCTCTGCTCGCTGGTCCCGCTGATCGTGTTCGGCCTGTACGGCGGTGCGATGGCCGACGCCATCGACCGCCGTACGCTCGCTCTCGTCTCGTCCACCGGCCTTTGGCTGCTCTCGATGCTGCTGGTGGCGCAGTCCGAGCTGCACTGGAACCAGGTCGGAGTCCTGTACGGCGTGGTCGCGGCGCAATCGGCCTGCTTCGCCGTGAACAACCCGGCCAGATCCGCGATCATCCCGCGCTTGATCCGGCCCGAGTTGCTACCGGCGGCGAACACCCTGAGCCAGGCAGCCTTCAACCTGGGCTTTACGGCCGGCCCTTTGCTTGGCGCTGTCGTGATCGCCTGGCAGGGGTTCGGCGCTGCCTACCTAGTGGACGTCATCACCTTCACCGCGGCCCTCTACGCACTGTTCCGGCTACCTCCGGTCCCACCGACCGGCCTGGTACGACGTGCCGGCCTGCGATCCGTGCTGGAAGGATTCACCTTCCTCAGGACGGCTCCGGCCCTCCTGGCCACGTTCCTGGCCGACATCCTCGCCATGGTGTTCGCCCAGCCCCGGGCCCTCTTCCCAGCCGTGGCCGGCTCGTTCTTCGCGGGCGGAGTACGGACTGTGGGTGTGCTGCAGGCGGCACCGGCTCTGGGCGCGCTGGTGGGAGTGCTGTTCTCGGGCTGGGTCAGCCGGCTCCGGCGTCAGGGGGTGGCGATCGTGGCGGCGATCACCGTGTACGCCGCGGCGGTCGGCCTGTTCGGGTTGTCCCGGACGATCTGGCTCGGCGTGGCCCTGCTCGCGATGTCGGGTGCTGCGGACATGGTCAGTTCGGCGTACCGGAACACGGTCCTTCAATCGGCGGCCCCGGACGCGATGCGCGGGCGGTTGCAGGGCGTGTTCATCGTGGTGGTCGCGGGCGGGCCGAGACTCGGGGACTTCGTCGCCGGTACGACGGCGTCGCTCACCACCCCCACGATCGCGCTGCTGGCCGGCGCGGCGGTCTGCATCACCGGGCTCTTCGTCCTGCTCGCCTGGAACAAGCCGTTCCGCGCCTACGACTCCGAGGTCAGAGCGCTCCGCTGA
- the hppD gene encoding 4-hydroxyphenylpyruvate dioxygenase produces the protein MTSTDLTPAELDADLDLEQLKQLVGLVPYDESTDPFPVTAMDAVVFVVGNATQTAKYYQLAFGMDLVAYSGPENGNKDSKAFVLKAGSARFVITGGVHPNSPLNDHHRKHGDGVSDIALEVPDVDKCIKHAREQGAIVLEEPHDVTDEHGTVRRAAIAAYGDTRHSLIDRSRYDGPYLPGFVEAVTAVTRPEGHPKRLFQAVDHVVGNVELGLMDEWVTFYNKVMGFVNMAEFIGDDIATDYSALMSKVVANGNHRVKFPLNEPAIAKKKSQIDEFLEFYDGAGAQHIALATNDILRTVDIMRANGVDFLNTPDSYYEDPELRERIGNVRVPIEELQSRKILVDRDEDGYLLQIFTKPVGDRPTVFYELIERHGSLGFGKGNFKALFEAIEREQERRGNL, from the coding sequence ATGACCAGCACCGACCTCACCCCCGCAGAGCTCGACGCCGATCTCGACCTGGAGCAGCTGAAGCAGCTCGTCGGACTCGTGCCGTACGACGAGAGCACCGACCCGTTCCCGGTGACCGCGATGGATGCCGTCGTGTTCGTGGTCGGCAACGCCACCCAGACCGCGAAGTACTACCAGCTCGCCTTCGGGATGGACCTGGTCGCGTACTCCGGCCCGGAGAACGGCAACAAGGACAGCAAGGCCTTCGTCCTGAAGGCGGGATCCGCGCGGTTCGTCATCACCGGCGGCGTGCACCCGAACAGCCCGCTCAACGACCACCACCGCAAGCACGGTGACGGCGTCTCGGACATCGCGCTCGAGGTCCCGGACGTGGACAAGTGCATCAAGCACGCCCGCGAGCAGGGCGCCATCGTGCTGGAGGAGCCGCACGACGTCACCGACGAGCACGGCACGGTCCGCCGGGCCGCGATCGCGGCGTACGGGGACACCCGGCACTCCTTGATCGACCGCAGCCGGTACGACGGCCCGTACCTGCCCGGCTTCGTCGAGGCCGTGACGGCCGTGACCCGGCCGGAGGGCCACCCGAAGCGGCTGTTCCAGGCGGTCGACCATGTCGTCGGCAACGTGGAACTGGGCCTGATGGACGAGTGGGTCACCTTCTACAACAAGGTGATGGGCTTCGTGAACATGGCGGAGTTCATCGGCGACGACATCGCCACCGACTACTCCGCGCTGATGAGCAAGGTGGTGGCCAACGGCAACCACCGGGTGAAGTTCCCGCTGAACGAGCCGGCCATCGCGAAGAAGAAGTCGCAAATTGACGAGTTCTTAGAGTTTTATGATGGCGCCGGCGCCCAGCACATCGCGCTCGCCACCAACGACATCCTGCGGACCGTCGACATCATGCGCGCCAACGGCGTGGACTTCCTGAACACGCCCGACTCGTACTACGAGGACCCGGAGTTGCGGGAGCGGATCGGCAACGTGCGGGTGCCGATCGAGGAGCTGCAGTCGCGCAAGATCCTGGTCGACCGCGACGAGGACGGCTACCTGCTGCAGATCTTCACCAAGCCGGTCGGCGACCGGCCGACGGTGTTCTACGAACTGATCGAGCGGCACGGCTCGCTCGGCTTCGGAAAGGGCAACTTCAAGGCGCTGTTCGAGGCGATCGAGCGCGAGCAGGAGCGCCGCGGCAACCTCTGA
- a CDS encoding Lrp/AsnC ligand binding domain-containing protein, whose product MLEVHTITGAEDLWCRIVARSNADLQRVIDQVVIVRGIQRASTVIALAEQIPHRVLPLLHAATSRTSNSQ is encoded by the coding sequence GTGCTGGAAGTCCACACGATCACCGGCGCCGAGGACCTGTGGTGCAGGATCGTGGCGCGCTCGAACGCCGACCTGCAGCGGGTGATCGACCAGGTCGTCATCGTCCGCGGCATCCAGCGCGCCTCCACGGTGATCGCCCTCGCCGAGCAGATCCCCCACCGAGTGCTGCCGCTACTCCACGCCGCGACGTCCCGGACTTCCAACAGTCAGTAA
- a CDS encoding HAMP domain-containing sensor histidine kinase, producing the protein MGLRSKLGLIFLLVSSLAILVLCVAVYTQAQSSRLDRTRSFADERIQLAAESYDRNDVPLFGSRLDDPDLPPQLRDAVKSGKRATFKTGSPNAKMWAAVSVKDGRILSIVQDYDVNDASMNALRRALILGGIGTVALVALASVVLAGSLSRRIVAVAVTARRIAAGDLDASAAGAAGKGKDEVQSLALALDTMASSLRGQLEAERRFTADVAHDLRTPVTGLLTAAELLPAGRPSELVRDRAKVLRRLVEDLLEIARFDSGVEQADLENVGLGAFVGSAVGRLRMQQSLAPDSVVVHQVGPEETVSTDSRRIERILANLIVNGLRHGKPPIEVTVNGRVIEVVDHGNGYPEELIAEGPRRFRSGMAERGVGHGLGLTIAAGHAKVLGAELTFGSALSGGALARLVLPATPETDL; encoded by the coding sequence GTGGGGCTGCGCAGCAAGCTCGGCCTGATCTTTCTGCTGGTTTCCTCGCTCGCGATCCTGGTGCTCTGCGTGGCGGTCTACACGCAGGCCCAGTCATCGCGGCTGGACCGGACGCGGAGCTTCGCGGACGAACGGATCCAGTTGGCGGCGGAGAGCTACGACCGCAACGACGTACCGCTGTTCGGATCCCGGCTGGACGATCCCGACCTGCCGCCGCAACTGCGGGACGCCGTCAAGAGCGGTAAGCGGGCCACCTTCAAGACCGGTTCGCCGAACGCGAAGATGTGGGCCGCGGTCTCGGTCAAGGACGGCCGGATCCTGTCGATCGTGCAGGACTACGACGTCAACGACGCGTCCATGAACGCGCTGCGCCGTGCCCTGATCCTGGGTGGCATCGGCACGGTCGCATTGGTCGCCCTGGCCAGCGTGGTGCTGGCCGGCAGCCTGTCCCGCCGGATCGTCGCAGTAGCCGTTACGGCGCGTCGCATCGCCGCCGGTGACCTCGACGCGTCGGCGGCCGGTGCGGCGGGCAAAGGCAAGGACGAGGTGCAGTCGCTGGCCCTGGCGCTCGACACGATGGCCAGTTCGTTGCGCGGCCAACTGGAGGCCGAGCGCAGGTTCACCGCCGACGTCGCCCACGACCTCAGGACGCCCGTCACGGGCCTCCTGACGGCCGCCGAGCTGTTGCCCGCGGGACGTCCCAGCGAATTGGTCCGCGACCGCGCGAAAGTGCTGCGGCGCCTGGTCGAGGACCTGCTGGAGATCGCCCGGTTCGACTCCGGTGTCGAGCAGGCTGACCTCGAGAATGTCGGGCTCGGTGCGTTCGTCGGATCGGCGGTCGGCCGGTTGCGGATGCAGCAGTCGCTGGCTCCGGACAGCGTCGTGGTGCATCAGGTCGGCCCGGAGGAGACCGTGTCGACAGATTCGCGCCGGATCGAGCGGATCCTGGCCAACCTGATCGTCAACGGTCTGCGGCACGGGAAGCCGCCGATCGAGGTGACCGTGAACGGCCGGGTGATCGAGGTGGTCGACCACGGCAACGGGTATCCGGAGGAATTGATTGCCGAGGGCCCCCGTCGGTTCCGGTCCGGGATGGCCGAGCGCGGCGTCGGCCACGGCCTCGGGCTCACCATCGCCGCGGGTCACGCGAAGGTGCTCGGCGCCGAGCTCACCTTCGGGTCTGCCCTATCGGGTGGAGCCCTTGCCAGGTTGGTGCTTCCGGCAACACCTGAGACGGACCTGTAA
- a CDS encoding IclR family transcriptional regulator — MPAETSQTLDRGLTVLELLADAPDGLSITELAASLGVSRTVVYRLVNTLELHRLVRRDSEGRARLGLAVLHYSRRVQPTLRDAALPVLRSLAEDTGATAHLTVADGDEALAIAVIEPSWTDFHVSYRMGSRHALDQGAAGKAILAGRRKPDPAGRPFVITAGELQAGAQGVSSPVLGVPGVEASIGVVVLGKLDRDFVGPRVARAAVEVAKRLA; from the coding sequence GTGCCTGCAGAGACGTCCCAGACGCTCGACAGAGGACTGACGGTTCTCGAGTTGCTCGCGGACGCCCCGGACGGGCTGTCGATCACCGAGCTGGCCGCCTCGCTCGGGGTCAGCCGGACCGTCGTCTACCGGCTGGTGAACACGCTCGAGCTGCACCGCCTGGTCAGGCGCGACAGCGAGGGCAGGGCCCGGCTCGGGCTGGCTGTGCTCCACTACAGCCGCCGGGTGCAGCCGACGCTGCGCGACGCGGCACTGCCGGTACTGCGATCGCTCGCCGAGGACACCGGCGCGACGGCCCATCTGACCGTGGCCGACGGTGACGAGGCCCTCGCGATCGCGGTGATCGAGCCGAGCTGGACCGATTTCCACGTGTCGTACCGGATGGGCTCACGCCACGCGCTCGACCAGGGCGCTGCGGGGAAGGCGATCCTGGCCGGCCGCCGCAAGCCCGATCCGGCCGGACGGCCGTTCGTCATCACCGCCGGTGAGCTCCAGGCAGGCGCACAAGGTGTGTCGTCCCCGGTACTCGGCGTGCCCGGCGTGGAGGCGTCCATCGGCGTCGTCGTCCTCGGCAAACTCGACCGCGACTTCGTGGGCCCGCGAGTAGCCCGCGCTGCCGTAGAAGTGGCCAAACGCCTCGCTTAG
- the cseB gene encoding two-component system response regulator CseB, which translates to MVPEEPAARILMVEDDAVIREATQLTLERHGYDVTTAEDGLEAIESFEKIHPDAVMLDIMLPGLDGISVCRRIRETSTVPIVMVSARGDALDVVLGLEAGADDYVTKPFDTQVLVARLRAVLRRAVADPDRPAPSTGATVESFGDLELDREALEVRRGGSTVQLTPTELKLLIEFANNPGVVLSRSTLLQRVWDYEWGGDGRLVDVHLQRLRTKIGADRIETVRGFGYKLRA; encoded by the coding sequence GTGGTACCGGAAGAACCGGCAGCGCGCATCCTGATGGTCGAGGACGACGCGGTGATCCGTGAGGCAACCCAGTTGACCCTTGAGCGGCACGGGTACGACGTCACAACGGCCGAGGACGGGCTGGAGGCGATCGAGAGTTTCGAGAAGATCCACCCGGACGCGGTGATGCTGGACATCATGCTGCCCGGGCTGGACGGGATCTCGGTGTGCCGCCGGATCCGCGAGACCAGCACCGTGCCGATCGTGATGGTGTCCGCGCGCGGCGACGCGCTGGACGTCGTACTGGGCCTGGAGGCGGGGGCCGACGACTACGTCACCAAGCCCTTCGACACCCAGGTCCTGGTCGCCCGGCTGCGAGCCGTACTGCGGCGCGCGGTGGCCGACCCCGATCGGCCGGCTCCGTCGACCGGAGCGACCGTCGAGTCGTTCGGCGACCTGGAGCTGGACCGGGAGGCACTGGAGGTGCGGCGGGGCGGCAGTACGGTGCAGCTGACCCCGACCGAGCTGAAGCTGCTGATCGAGTTCGCGAACAACCCGGGCGTGGTGCTGAGCAGGTCCACCCTGCTCCAGCGCGTCTGGGACTACGAGTGGGGTGGCGACGGCCGGCTGGTCGACGTCCACCTGCAGCGGCTGCGGACCAAGATCGGAGCCGACCGGATCGAGACCGTCCGCGGGTTCGGATACAAGCTCAGGGCATGA
- a CDS encoding SDR family oxidoreductase — protein sequence MNKKIALVTGATKGIGRQIVQQLGELGFTVLVGSRDLARGQATAKELKADGLDAEAIQLEVTDESSIRTAAKSIEQAHGRLDVLVNNAAIIAEGDTAASEIAADVLRKGYETNVVGLVAVTQAMLPLLRQADSARIVNLSTGLSSLTMVGDPEDRASTVKMAGYNSSKIAVNMVTVMLANELRGTGILVNAADPGKCATEMGGLDTPRTPAEGAAVAVRLATLAADGPTGQLHAESGRLPW from the coding sequence ATGAACAAGAAGATCGCGCTCGTCACGGGCGCCACCAAGGGAATCGGCCGCCAGATCGTCCAGCAGTTGGGCGAGCTCGGCTTCACCGTCCTGGTCGGGTCGCGGGATCTCGCCCGCGGCCAGGCCACCGCCAAGGAGCTCAAAGCCGACGGCCTCGACGCCGAGGCGATCCAGCTCGAGGTCACCGACGAAAGCTCGATCCGAACGGCGGCCAAAAGCATCGAGCAGGCTCACGGGCGCCTCGACGTACTGGTGAACAACGCCGCAATCATCGCCGAGGGCGACACCGCGGCATCGGAGATCGCAGCCGACGTACTGCGAAAGGGCTACGAGACGAACGTGGTCGGCCTGGTCGCGGTCACCCAGGCGATGCTGCCGCTGCTCCGGCAGGCCGACAGCGCCCGGATCGTGAACCTGTCGACAGGACTCTCCTCACTGACCATGGTCGGCGACCCCGAAGATCGCGCCTCGACCGTGAAGATGGCCGGCTACAACTCGTCGAAGATCGCCGTCAACATGGTGACCGTGATGCTCGCCAACGAACTCCGCGGCACCGGCATCCTGGTCAACGCCGCCGACCCGGGCAAGTGCGCTACCGAGATGGGCGGCCTCGACACCCCGCGTACGCCGGCCGAGGGCGCAGCCGTCGCCGTACGCCTCGCCACCCTCGCCGCCGACGGCCCAACCGGCCAACTCCACGCCGAATCCGGCCGCCTCCCCTGGTAG